From a region of the Paenibacillus lutimineralis genome:
- a CDS encoding ImmA/IrrE family metallo-endopeptidase, whose translation MLTKEDLYTIEELAKEKRRVLELGMGPLGDNLFKVIRTLGIQLIQIPFLNEGEESDNPLAALYLSSKEDDGYSICYIGLNTTDFWDKQIFALAHELYHHFESSDPFVLCRGLDHSSDIRELKANRFAAEFLLPTEKLVHEVKEKNKGNQDLKGWTTNALLRLIAEIHCDYRLPFKAIVRRLQEVGAISKTVLEDLLKIDARDHEGIYYALGSNINSKAFQQLNTKTNLFGVEGENLGKLIENYEEGKVSLSELSDDLNLFGKSLEDYKLMEEADLDDDDDLALLFKEEED comes from the coding sequence GTGTTAACAAAAGAAGATCTTTATACCATTGAAGAGCTTGCCAAAGAAAAACGTAGAGTGTTGGAGCTTGGTATGGGGCCGTTAGGAGATAACCTTTTCAAAGTTATACGAACACTGGGCATTCAGTTGATACAGATTCCCTTTTTGAATGAAGGAGAAGAGTCTGATAACCCTCTTGCAGCTCTTTATCTTTCTTCCAAAGAAGACGATGGGTATTCGATTTGTTATATCGGTTTGAATACAACGGATTTTTGGGATAAACAAATTTTTGCACTAGCTCATGAATTATATCACCATTTCGAATCTTCAGACCCTTTTGTTTTATGTAGAGGCCTTGATCATTCAAGTGACATCAGGGAATTAAAGGCGAACCGATTTGCAGCTGAATTTCTCCTTCCTACCGAAAAACTTGTACATGAGGTTAAGGAAAAGAACAAAGGCAATCAAGATTTAAAAGGCTGGACTACAAATGCGCTGCTGCGCCTAATTGCGGAGATACATTGTGATTACCGGTTGCCTTTTAAAGCAATCGTTCGTCGTTTACAAGAAGTTGGTGCAATCTCGAAAACCGTACTTGAAGACCTTCTAAAAATTGATGCAAGAGACCACGAAGGCATTTATTATGCTCTTGGCTCAAATATAAACTCAAAGGCTTTCCAACAACTCAATACCAAAACCAATCTATTTGGGGTTGAAGGAGAGAATTTAGGAAAACTTATTGAGAATTATGAAGAAGGAAAAGTATCACTTAGTGAACTTTCAGACGATCTAAATCTATTCGGAAAATCCTTAGAGGACTACAAGTTAATGGAAGAAGCCGACTTAGATGATGATGACGATCTGGCCCTCCTATTTAAGGAGGAAGAGGATTGA
- a CDS encoding helix-turn-helix domain-containing protein, whose amino-acid sequence MSISLTKLSGIVHHKRKNVRKITLEELSGETNINKDTLSRIENGRFYPSIEQLNILMEALRFSLKDIEENPDEKKVFLAMMGSATTENERVNFDKMISMMLCLRKHDRLRKRQREEMTSC is encoded by the coding sequence ATGAGTATCTCACTTACAAAACTTTCTGGGATTGTACATCATAAACGTAAAAATGTACGAAAGATTACGTTAGAGGAATTGAGTGGGGAGACCAATATAAACAAAGATACATTAAGTCGCATAGAGAACGGCCGTTTTTATCCAAGCATTGAACAATTGAATATTCTTATGGAAGCCCTGCGTTTTTCTTTAAAAGATATTGAGGAAAATCCGGATGAGAAGAAGGTATTCCTTGCGATGATGGGGAGCGCAACGACTGAAAATGAACGTGTAAACTTCGACAAAATGATTTCTATGATGCTTTGCCTCAGAAAACATGATCGTTTGAGAAAGAGACAGAGAGAGGAAATGACTTCGTGTTAA